Proteins from a genomic interval of Anaerohalosphaeraceae bacterium:
- a CDS encoding glycosyltransferase family A protein: MPTTEMMSPKQSFSVSVVIPAYNAEATIERAIESVLRQTRPPEEIIVVDDGSTDRTAEKVRQYEPKVRYLYELNNGPSNARNLGILSAQQGEWVAFLDADDEWLPEKLECQVNHLSRNPDLLWTFSNYWLCFYGMEKRQTGFEDKKTSFLLKNREYFDDYLDVYAQIGHALTSSMIIRRRVLLEVGLFETNRFWAEDTDLFFRISYRHPQIGYLSNPLVLYYAGYPGSLTEEHKRQIQPRCSLVLKHLALSAQHGRLEKFMPCACKMLENCIRRLLQNNPISDLHEIPAELDVFLPARLRKEVWCRRKWPRAAAIVFSLYFSFKNALNQIVQKRMLL, translated from the coding sequence TTGCCGACGACAGAGATGATGAGCCCAAAACAGTCTTTTTCGGTCAGTGTGGTGATTCCGGCATATAACGCAGAGGCTACGATTGAGCGGGCGATTGAAAGCGTTCTGCGTCAGACGCGGCCGCCGGAGGAGATTATCGTGGTCGATGACGGTTCAACTGACCGCACAGCGGAGAAGGTGCGGCAGTATGAACCGAAAGTCAGGTATTTGTATGAATTGAATAACGGTCCTTCGAATGCCCGCAATTTGGGTATTCTGTCGGCTCAGCAGGGGGAATGGGTAGCTTTTTTGGATGCCGATGACGAGTGGCTTCCGGAAAAGCTGGAGTGTCAGGTTAACCATTTGAGTCGAAACCCCGATCTGCTTTGGACTTTCAGTAATTATTGGCTTTGTTTTTACGGTATGGAAAAACGACAAACGGGGTTTGAGGACAAGAAAACCTCTTTTTTGCTGAAAAATAGGGAGTATTTTGATGATTATTTAGATGTCTATGCTCAGATTGGACATGCTCTGACTTCCTCGATGATTATTCGGCGGCGTGTTTTGCTGGAGGTTGGTCTTTTTGAAACAAACCGTTTTTGGGCAGAAGATACCGACTTATTTTTTCGGATTTCCTATCGTCATCCTCAAATTGGTTATCTTTCCAACCCCTTGGTTCTGTATTATGCGGGATATCCGGGAAGTCTCACGGAGGAGCACAAGAGGCAAATCCAGCCACGATGTAGTTTGGTTTTGAAGCATTTGGCTCTTTCTGCTCAGCACGGACGGCTTGAGAAGTTTATGCCTTGTGCCTGTAAGATGCTGGAAAACTGCATTCGCCGGCTTTTGCAAAACAATCCGATATCAGATTTGCATGAAATTCCTGCAGAGCTGGATGTTTTTTTGCCTGCCCGACTGAGAAAAGAGGTGTGGTGCAGACGGAAATGGCCCCGGGCGGCTGCAATAGTTTTCAGCCTTTATTTCTCTTTCAAAAACGCTCTAAATCAGATCGTACAAAAGAGGATGCTTCTGTGA
- a CDS encoding glycosyltransferase: MRIAVIVSTFPKLSETFILNQITGLLKRGHTVRIFSRFHPQEKVFHPEVTEYRLLDRTVYLPAVPASKWICRLKAVGWLLRFLFTHPVVLFRVLRYLLSRQEPFSYLLFFHSLPILSFGPDVIHVHFGNNGTFYWPLKIIQPKTAFLTMFHGHDLLLGLEGGPEYYRQLFAYADKILANSEFTRQRLLEQGAPAERLCVHYVGIEPARFAFRDGLPARSDGIFRVLTVCRLCEQKRPDVALRAIQRLIEKISSEQVVYHLVGDGPLRAQVEELAEALGIKNRIVFEGALEQKGVLERLHQADVFLLTSRDEWLGVVLLEAQAAGVPIVATNVGGIPEAVLPGRSAILVPVGDAEAAARAMAELLQDPQKRMQMGQEGRKYVEERYDVDRLNDKLVRIYSEALQNCRRQR; encoded by the coding sequence ATGAGAATTGCCGTCATTGTCAGCACGTTTCCCAAACTTTCTGAGACGTTTATTCTCAATCAGATTACCGGGCTTCTGAAACGGGGGCATACGGTACGAATTTTCAGCCGGTTTCACCCCCAGGAGAAAGTGTTTCATCCTGAGGTGACTGAATATAGACTTTTGGACCGGACGGTGTATTTGCCGGCGGTTCCAGCGTCCAAATGGATCTGCCGCCTGAAGGCCGTCGGCTGGCTGCTGCGGTTTTTGTTCACACATCCGGTGGTTCTGTTTCGAGTGCTTCGGTATCTGCTGAGCCGCCAGGAGCCCTTTTCCTATCTTCTTTTTTTTCATTCACTGCCGATTTTGTCTTTTGGGCCGGATGTGATTCATGTGCATTTCGGGAACAACGGCACCTTTTACTGGCCGTTGAAGATCATCCAGCCGAAGACAGCTTTTTTAACGATGTTTCACGGGCATGATTTGCTTTTGGGGTTGGAGGGGGGGCCGGAGTACTATCGGCAGCTGTTCGCGTATGCTGACAAAATATTGGCGAATTCAGAATTTACCCGACAGCGGCTTCTGGAGCAGGGGGCACCTGCGGAGCGTCTTTGCGTTCATTATGTCGGAATTGAGCCGGCCAGATTTGCTTTTCGCGACGGACTGCCGGCTCGGTCAGACGGGATTTTTCGCGTTCTGACGGTCTGCCGGCTTTGTGAGCAGAAAAGACCAGACGTGGCTCTGCGGGCGATACAGCGTCTGATCGAGAAGATTTCTTCTGAACAAGTTGTGTATCATTTGGTTGGCGATGGGCCGTTGCGTGCTCAAGTGGAGGAATTGGCCGAGGCACTCGGAATCAAAAACAGGATAGTGTTTGAGGGGGCCTTGGAACAAAAGGGGGTGCTGGAGCGATTGCATCAGGCAGACGTCTTCTTATTGACCAGCCGGGATGAATGGCTGGGAGTAGTTCTTCTGGAGGCGCAGGCAGCCGGCGTGCCCATTGTAGCGACAAATGTGGGGGGGATTCCGGAAGCGGTCCTTCCGGGGCGGTCGGCCATCCTGGTGCCTGTCGGCGATGCGGAAGCGGCGGCCAGGGCTATGGCGGAACTGCTGCAGGACCCGCAAAAGAGGATGCAGATGGGACAGGAGGGGCGGAAGTATGTGGAAGAGCGGTATGACGTGGATAGGTTGAATGACAAACTGGTGAGAATCTATTCAGAAGCTCTGCAAAATTGCCGACGACAGAGATGA
- a CDS encoding alkaline phosphatase family protein encodes MHRSLLLIGIDGGTWTVLEPAIQAGCMPFLKSIRDRGVWGVLKSTIPAITPAAWGAFQTGKNPGASGVYDFYCWSAKERKEYPVNSQYLGKTIWQRFSEAGLTCGVLNVPMTYPPRPIRGVVVSGLLTPSLDSDFTYPADFKQELLQAVPDYDILTFKKLQKEKITQKTIHNFVNQMAQTVWVRTRAAKFIIRSRNPDVMMVHFQSSDVIQHGLWHFISPDCPEYDPSLQQYVFEKYYRILDSSIAEIVQEFYPSQLDRGGVFLLSDHGFTRHRMRFNMGNWLVQQGYLRICSARILGLPVSELAQRIRLGRILGFLLPPIWHRKVLSRFYPRPVCVDWDCSRVYATGYCNEGFLFVLENDPLKKEMICKTVVEKLLEVNDPATGGKVIEKVYRKEEVFQGAYLDQMPDLVVCPCSGYSITGGYQYEKTLFEPVRLKTDFHLGKHHPDGFFVAAGEGLIRSGGGQANLLDIAPTLLAYMGVPIPSDMDGQVRQEWFEPSFLQRNPIQRIQEEPMEPKGEQEVYSPQEAEKVKKRLEELGYL; translated from the coding sequence TGACGGCGGGACGTGGACTGTTCTCGAACCGGCCATTCAGGCTGGATGTATGCCTTTTTTAAAAAGTATCCGTGACAGGGGGGTCTGGGGAGTATTGAAATCCACCATTCCTGCCATTACACCGGCGGCCTGGGGGGCTTTTCAGACAGGAAAAAATCCGGGAGCCAGCGGAGTCTATGATTTTTACTGCTGGTCCGCAAAAGAACGAAAAGAATATCCCGTCAATTCTCAGTATTTAGGGAAGACGATTTGGCAGCGATTCAGTGAAGCGGGGTTGACCTGCGGTGTTTTGAATGTGCCGATGACGTATCCGCCGCGTCCGATTCGGGGCGTGGTAGTCAGCGGACTTCTGACCCCTTCGCTGGATTCGGATTTTACCTATCCGGCCGATTTCAAGCAGGAACTTCTTCAGGCGGTTCCGGATTATGATATCCTGACTTTTAAGAAACTTCAGAAGGAAAAAATTACACAAAAGACGATTCATAATTTTGTTAACCAGATGGCACAAACTGTTTGGGTACGAACTCGGGCAGCAAAGTTTATTATCCGAAGCCGGAACCCGGATGTAATGATGGTGCATTTCCAATCCAGCGATGTAATACAGCATGGCTTGTGGCATTTTATCTCCCCGGATTGTCCGGAGTATGATCCGAGCCTACAACAATATGTTTTTGAAAAGTATTATCGCATTTTGGATTCGAGTATTGCGGAGATTGTTCAAGAGTTTTATCCGAGCCAACTTGACCGGGGAGGTGTGTTTCTTCTTTCCGATCATGGTTTTACTCGGCATCGAATGCGTTTTAACATGGGGAACTGGCTGGTTCAGCAGGGATATCTGCGCATCTGTTCGGCTCGGATTCTGGGGCTTCCGGTGAGCGAATTGGCTCAGCGTATTCGATTGGGGAGGATTCTCGGATTTTTGCTGCCTCCGATTTGGCATCGCAAGGTTCTCTCCAGATTTTATCCCCGGCCTGTCTGTGTGGATTGGGATTGCTCAAGAGTGTATGCCACCGGTTATTGCAATGAAGGGTTCTTGTTTGTTTTGGAAAACGACCCGCTGAAAAAAGAAATGATTTGCAAAACTGTTGTTGAAAAGCTTCTGGAGGTAAATGATCCGGCGACAGGCGGAAAAGTAATTGAGAAAGTCTATCGTAAAGAAGAAGTGTTTCAGGGGGCTTATCTGGACCAGATGCCTGATTTGGTGGTTTGTCCTTGTTCGGGATATTCCATTACAGGCGGATATCAATATGAAAAAACACTGTTTGAGCCGGTGCGGCTGAAAACGGATTTTCACCTGGGCAAGCATCATCCGGATGGTTTTTTTGTCGCCGCCGGAGAGGGGCTTATCCGCAGCGGCGGAGGACAGGCGAATCTGCTGGATATCGCCCCCACTTTACTGGCTTATATGGGGGTGCCGATTCCCTCTGATATGGATGGTCAGGTGCGGCAAGAGTGGTTTGAGCCGTCTTTTTTGCAGAGGAATCCGATTCAGCGGATACAGGAAGAGCCAATGGAACCAAAGGGGGAGCAAGAGGTCTATTCCCCGCAGGAAGCTGAAAAAGTAAAAAAGAGGCTGGAGGAGCTTGGGTATTTATGA